From Manduca sexta isolate Smith_Timp_Sample1 chromosome 21, JHU_Msex_v1.0, whole genome shotgun sequence, the proteins below share one genomic window:
- the LOC115444334 gene encoding protein PFF0380w isoform X2, translating into MFIKKISSHERSLILASSCIHSYKKAVEELVYNALDAEATSIAIRINIEQNSIQVIDNGCGITKKDLVLTGQRHMTSKCQDKSNLKSNKYGYRGESLANIVKVSKTVKITSRCESSVESWEKYFNNGRKENIIEVVKRPSKGTTVEIKGFLYNLTIQTKSINPLNELQEIKMFFERISLVHNNISLSLRDDCKNEIIFQLHKKRDIYQTFSCLYGINRSEIRELKVEKKQYVATAFIAKEVGDNNNHWIFLNRIFVNNFSKLHKIVNDNLQKCIKNEYFIKKSKIKYDNEDMYLMKNKLPFYFLFIQCPVTDYDVISNRIEFNNWDEITKLLEKLVKFYFNDLNLKTVTNETSRVENNSINENTREQVKKIMCKILASNPKVLGVSQMQNGIKGKITKRKRNQKRKTQIISHGKLTSKDNKQLNSRSNTHIDRSKESNLNSNSLRKYNKRKLNEKLCKENIKKKFANTSQRKRKFKETPKSKNSYLKEDIRNLSKKKSPGYLKNKSSDNTEFMNDSLIRKFINPTDSMTKRCDILERKAQEVINHWNTGRFATHVDKSIQYSCIEEQYKGYLNLNDGIYLHRHKKTNFEMEKKDVKSSYDLLKTILNTQVNNNVDDTNLQSAVAFEKNFTDYHEAYYSTIKEINSGQIMSKLTYESHNYEMVRPKNLKLKQPMNTNIVPEKCKDTFVFPDYTRTPKIYQKYHTYKRNLKEWSHKVFKNTNIFPQKSPVVNGPTQNIEEFSQMFDVPKSIVSDNNSDNIEEINSFFSKFTVSNCDQNNLSLFIQNVCHDKEFVLDKTYNIPNNQTLINEHRVFLQNSLQVYTSSHQNLDLSFLNVEKSNCVLSTETNRASCSREEGIKIDFIPESKNSSKSKSNVSYEPIDVCEAVYLNDDLFEKEFEISFSNIHQNKASNIDTSLNSILCDVDDDNANNNKQNRNEMNSSHHFNKIKTITSTKGSNIEPNNKATSNPVADKQQAIDLVKDNLNIDQLNDIHHNDKCLKINLNSFDLKNRMNFVPKGMSPIFKNCITKHISDFDHNIDYFQDSLYYNFANEVQIQTEIYNEDVQNQNKCKSKTDDDIALKFDGQSLKHAEILNQVDYKFIAAIIKAKSVSNEESTHFLAFFDQHAVHERIRLESNMSEYLVDGQWKSVSVDGITIALSKDEMIYLHNYKDKFGQLGLKWTTPYSNEIIINSIPKAIIGKNPRQVDKIMIAVKNLIREQISNIKSQNGCISTYPKSIMDLVFSEACRYAIMFGDKLTKEYSGELLQDLSKCKNPFQCAHGRPVMAVLTDIMYNKQEYKVNLSKLKHFKQ; encoded by the exons atgtttataaaaaaaatatcatcacaTGAGAGGTCACTAATACTCGCTTCCTCTTGTATTCATTCGTACAAGAAAGCTGTCGAGGAATTG GTCTACAACGCATTGGATGCGGAAGCAACGTCAATCGCCATTAGGattaatattgaacaaaattCGATACAAGTTATTGATAATGGGTGTGGTATTACCAAGAAAGATTTAGTTTTAACTGGTCAAAGACACATGACTAGCAAATGCCAagataaatcaaatttaaaatcgaataaatATGGCTATCGAGGAGAATccttggctaatattgtgaaaGTTTCTAAAACTGTAAAGATAACATCAAGATGTGAAAGTTCAGTTGAATcttgggaaaaatattttaataatggtaGAAAAGAAAACATAATCGAAGTCGTCAAAAGGCCATCTAAAGGCACAACT GTAGAAATAAAAGGATTTCTCTACAATCTCACAATTCAAACAAAATCTATAAATCCACTAAATGAAttgcaagaaataaaaatgtttttcgaaCGTATTTCtttagtacataataatatatctctAAGCTTGAGAGATGATTGtaagaatgaaattattttccaattacataaaaaaagagATATTTACCAGACATTTTCATGTCTTTATGGTATAAATAGATCAGAAATACGAGAATTAAAAGTAGAAAAGAAACAGTATGTAGCTACAGCTTTCATTGCCAAAGAAGTTGGAGATAATAACAACCACTGGATATTCTTAAATAGAATTTTTGTAAACAACTTCAGTAAACTACACAAGATCGTGAATGATAATCtacaaaaatgtatcaaaaatgaatattttataaaaaaatcaaag aTTAAATATGACAACGAAGATATGTATTTGATGAAGAATAAattgccattttattttttattcattcagtGCCCCGTTACAGATTACGATGTTATTTCTAATCGTATAGAATTTAATAACTGGGATGAAATAACTAAGCTGTTAGAAaaacttgtaaaattttattttaatgatttaaatttaaaaacagtcACTAACGAGACGAGTAGGGtagaaaataatagtataaacgAAAATACGAGAGAACaagtaaagaaaattatgtgtaaaattttagCCTCTAATCCAAAGGTATTAGGAGTTTCGCAAATGCAAAATGGaattaaag GAAAAATAACCAAAAGGAAACGTAATCAGAAACGTAAAACTCAAATTATATCTCATGGTAAATTGACCAGTAaagataataaacaattaaattctaGAAGCAACACTCACATTGACCGTTCTAAAGAAAGTAACTTGAACTCTAACTCATTACGCAAATATAACAAACGAAAACTAAATGAAAAATtgtgtaaagaaaatataaaaaagaagtttGCCAACACCAGCCAACGCAAAAGAAAATTCAAAGAGACGCCTAAATCCAAGAACTCCTATTTAAAAGAAGATATACGCAATCTTTCCAAAAAGAAGTCACCAggatatttgaaaaacaaatcaaGTGACAACACTGAATTCATGAATGATTCacttattagaaaatttataaaccCAACAGATAGTATGACGAAAAGGTGTGATATATTGGAGAGAAAAGCACAAGAAGTCATAAATCACTGGAACACTGGAAGATTCGCAACACATGTGGACAAAAGTATTCAATATAGTTGTATAGAAGAGCAATATAAAGGCTATTTAAACCTTAATGATGGAATATATTTACATAGACATAAAAAGACAAATTTTGAGATGGAAAAAAAAGATGTCAAATCTTCTTATGATCTGCTTAAGACTATTTTGAATACTCAGGTTAATAATAACGTAGACGATACAAACCTTCAATCTGCAGTTGCATTTGAAAAGAATTTTACAGACTATCATGAAGCTTACTACAGTACGATTAAGGAAATAAATTCGGGGCAAATCATGTCCAAATTAACATATGAGAGCCATAACTATGAAATGGTGAGAcctaaaaatctaaaattaaagCAACCAATGAATACAAATATTGTGCCCGAGAAATGTAAAGATACTTTTGTATTCCCAGATTATACACGTACCcctaaaatataccaaaaataccatacttataaaagaaatttaaaagaatggagtcacaaagtttttaaaaataccaatatcTTTCCCCAAAAAAGTCCCGTTGTTAATGGTCCTACGCAAAATATTGAAGAATTTTCACAAATGTTTGATGTTCCCAAAAGTATTGTTAGTGATAATAATAGTGACAATATTGAGGAAATTAActcatttttttcaaaatttactgTTAGCAATTGTgatcaaaataatttgtcacTTTTCATTCAAAATGTTTGTCACGATAAGGAGTTCGTTCTGGATAAAACCTATAATATTCCAAATAATCAAACGTTAATTAATGAGCATAGAGTGTTTCTCCAAAACAGCTTACAGGTTTATACCAGTTCCCATCAAAATTTGGATCTAAGTTTTTTAAACGTAGAAAAAAGTAACTGTGTATTATCTACGGAAACTAATCGTGCAAGTTGTAGTAGAGAAGAAGGtataaaaattgattttataccTGAATCAAAAAATTCGAGtaaatcaaaatcaaatgtCTCTTATGAACCTATAGATGTTTGTGAAGCTGTATATTTGAACGAcgatttatttgaaaaagaaTTCGAAATCAGTTTTAGTAACATTCATCAAAATAAAGCTTCAAACATTGACACTAGTCTTAATAGCATATTGTGCGACGTTGATGATGAtaatgcaaataataataaacaaaatagaaatGAAATGAACTCATCACaccatttcaataaaataaaaactataacaagTACTAAAGGATCTAATATTGAGCCGAACAATAAGGCAACGTCAAATCCAGTAGCTGATAAACAACAAGCGATTGATCTTGTGAAAGATAATCTTAATATCGATCAATTAAACGATATTCATCATAATGataaatgtttgaaaattaatCTAAATTCTTTTGACTTGAAAAATAGGATGAATTTCGTTCCTAAAG GAATGTCgcctatttttaaaaattgcattacgAAGCATATTTCTGATTTCGATCATAACATAGATTATTTTCAAGAC AGCCTTTACTATAATTTTGCAAATGAAGTACAAATACAAACTGAAATATACAATGAAGATgttcaaaatcaaaataaatgtaaaagtaaaacaGACGACGATATTGCATTAAAGTTTGATGGACAATCCTTAAAACATGCTGAA ATTCTGAATCAAgttgattataaatttatagcagCTATTATAAAAGCGAAAAGTGTAAGCAATGAAGAATCAACACATTTCTTGGCATTTTTTGATCAACACGCAGTTCATGAGAGAATTCGTCTTGAAAGTAACATGTCCG AGTATCTTGTCGACGGCCAATGGAAAAGCGTTTCTGTAGACGGCATAACGATAGCACTGTCGAAGGacgaaatgatttatttacacaattacaaagaCAAATTTGGACAGTTAGGTCTAAAGTGGACAACGCCTTACagcaatgaaataataattaactctATCCCAAAAGCTATAATTGGAAAGAATCCTAGACAG gtagataaaataatgatagCCGTGAAAAATTTAATCAGGGAACAAATAAGTAACATCAAATCTCAGAATGGTTGCATTTCTACGTATCCAAAGTCTATTATGGATTTAGTATTCAGCGAG GCATGCAGATACGCTATAATGTTTGGGGATAAATTGACGAAAGAGTACAGCGGAGAATTACTTCAAGATTTATCAAAATGTAAGAATCCTTTTCAATGTGCTCACGGCCGGCCTGTAATGGCAGTTCTTACGGATATCATGTACAATAAACAAGAATACaag GTGAATTTATCGAAACTGAAACATTTCAAACAATAG
- the LOC115444334 gene encoding protein PFF0380w isoform X1: MFIKKISSHERSLILASSCIHSYKKAVEELVYNALDAEATSIAIRINIEQNSIQVIDNGCGITKKDLVLTGQRHMTSKCQDKSNLKSNKYGYRGESLANIVKVSKTVKITSRCESSVESWEKYFNNGRKENIIEVVKRPSKGTTVEIKGFLYNLTIQTKSINPLNELQEIKMFFERISLVHNNISLSLRDDCKNEIIFQLHKKRDIYQTFSCLYGINRSEIRELKVEKKQYVATAFIAKEVGDNNNHWIFLNRIFVNNFSKLHKIVNDNLQKCIKNEYFIKKSKIKYDNEDMYLMKNKLPFYFLFIQCPVTDYDVISNRIEFNNWDEITKLLEKLVKFYFNDLNLKTVTNETSRVENNSINENTREQVKKIMCKILASNPKVLGVSQMQNGIKGKITKRKRNQKRKTQIISHGKLTSKDNKQLNSRSNTHIDRSKESNLNSNSLRKYNKRKLNEKLCKENIKKKFANTSQRKRKFKETPKSKNSYLKEDIRNLSKKKSPGYLKNKSSDNTEFMNDSLIRKFINPTDSMTKRCDILERKAQEVINHWNTGRFATHVDKSIQYSCIEEQYKGYLNLNDGIYLHRHKKTNFEMEKKDVKSSYDLLKTILNTQVNNNVDDTNLQSAVAFEKNFTDYHEAYYSTIKEINSGQIMSKLTYESHNYEMVRPKNLKLKQPMNTNIVPEKCKDTFVFPDYTRTPKIYQKYHTYKRNLKEWSHKVFKNTNIFPQKSPVVNGPTQNIEEFSQMFDVPKSIVSDNNSDNIEEINSFFSKFTVSNCDQNNLSLFIQNVCHDKEFVLDKTYNIPNNQTLINEHRVFLQNSLQVYTSSHQNLDLSFLNVEKSNCVLSTETNRASCSREEGIKIDFIPESKNSSKSKSNVSYEPIDVCEAVYLNDDLFEKEFEISFSNIHQNKASNIDTSLNSILCDVDDDNANNNKQNRNEMNSSHHFNKIKTITSTKGSNIEPNNKATSNPVADKQQAIDLVKDNLNIDQLNDIHHNDKCLKINLNSFDLKNRMNFVPKGMSPIFKNCITKHISDFDHNIDYFQDSLYYNFANEVQIQTEIYNEDVQNQNKCKSKTDDDIALKFDGQSLKHAEILNQVDYKFIAAIIKAKSVSNEESTHFLAFFDQHAVHERIRLESNMSEYLVDGQWKSVSVDGITIALSKDEMIYLHNYKDKFGQLGLKWTTPYSNEIIINSIPKAIIGKNPRQVDKIMIAVKNLIREQISNIKSQNGCISTYPKSIMDLVFSEACRYAIMFGDKLTKEYSGELLQDLSKCKNPFQCAHGRPVMAVLTDIMYNKQEYKVLIFTTKRIILNYLVVYV, from the exons atgtttataaaaaaaatatcatcacaTGAGAGGTCACTAATACTCGCTTCCTCTTGTATTCATTCGTACAAGAAAGCTGTCGAGGAATTG GTCTACAACGCATTGGATGCGGAAGCAACGTCAATCGCCATTAGGattaatattgaacaaaattCGATACAAGTTATTGATAATGGGTGTGGTATTACCAAGAAAGATTTAGTTTTAACTGGTCAAAGACACATGACTAGCAAATGCCAagataaatcaaatttaaaatcgaataaatATGGCTATCGAGGAGAATccttggctaatattgtgaaaGTTTCTAAAACTGTAAAGATAACATCAAGATGTGAAAGTTCAGTTGAATcttgggaaaaatattttaataatggtaGAAAAGAAAACATAATCGAAGTCGTCAAAAGGCCATCTAAAGGCACAACT GTAGAAATAAAAGGATTTCTCTACAATCTCACAATTCAAACAAAATCTATAAATCCACTAAATGAAttgcaagaaataaaaatgtttttcgaaCGTATTTCtttagtacataataatatatctctAAGCTTGAGAGATGATTGtaagaatgaaattattttccaattacataaaaaaagagATATTTACCAGACATTTTCATGTCTTTATGGTATAAATAGATCAGAAATACGAGAATTAAAAGTAGAAAAGAAACAGTATGTAGCTACAGCTTTCATTGCCAAAGAAGTTGGAGATAATAACAACCACTGGATATTCTTAAATAGAATTTTTGTAAACAACTTCAGTAAACTACACAAGATCGTGAATGATAATCtacaaaaatgtatcaaaaatgaatattttataaaaaaatcaaag aTTAAATATGACAACGAAGATATGTATTTGATGAAGAATAAattgccattttattttttattcattcagtGCCCCGTTACAGATTACGATGTTATTTCTAATCGTATAGAATTTAATAACTGGGATGAAATAACTAAGCTGTTAGAAaaacttgtaaaattttattttaatgatttaaatttaaaaacagtcACTAACGAGACGAGTAGGGtagaaaataatagtataaacgAAAATACGAGAGAACaagtaaagaaaattatgtgtaaaattttagCCTCTAATCCAAAGGTATTAGGAGTTTCGCAAATGCAAAATGGaattaaag GAAAAATAACCAAAAGGAAACGTAATCAGAAACGTAAAACTCAAATTATATCTCATGGTAAATTGACCAGTAaagataataaacaattaaattctaGAAGCAACACTCACATTGACCGTTCTAAAGAAAGTAACTTGAACTCTAACTCATTACGCAAATATAACAAACGAAAACTAAATGAAAAATtgtgtaaagaaaatataaaaaagaagtttGCCAACACCAGCCAACGCAAAAGAAAATTCAAAGAGACGCCTAAATCCAAGAACTCCTATTTAAAAGAAGATATACGCAATCTTTCCAAAAAGAAGTCACCAggatatttgaaaaacaaatcaaGTGACAACACTGAATTCATGAATGATTCacttattagaaaatttataaaccCAACAGATAGTATGACGAAAAGGTGTGATATATTGGAGAGAAAAGCACAAGAAGTCATAAATCACTGGAACACTGGAAGATTCGCAACACATGTGGACAAAAGTATTCAATATAGTTGTATAGAAGAGCAATATAAAGGCTATTTAAACCTTAATGATGGAATATATTTACATAGACATAAAAAGACAAATTTTGAGATGGAAAAAAAAGATGTCAAATCTTCTTATGATCTGCTTAAGACTATTTTGAATACTCAGGTTAATAATAACGTAGACGATACAAACCTTCAATCTGCAGTTGCATTTGAAAAGAATTTTACAGACTATCATGAAGCTTACTACAGTACGATTAAGGAAATAAATTCGGGGCAAATCATGTCCAAATTAACATATGAGAGCCATAACTATGAAATGGTGAGAcctaaaaatctaaaattaaagCAACCAATGAATACAAATATTGTGCCCGAGAAATGTAAAGATACTTTTGTATTCCCAGATTATACACGTACCcctaaaatataccaaaaataccatacttataaaagaaatttaaaagaatggagtcacaaagtttttaaaaataccaatatcTTTCCCCAAAAAAGTCCCGTTGTTAATGGTCCTACGCAAAATATTGAAGAATTTTCACAAATGTTTGATGTTCCCAAAAGTATTGTTAGTGATAATAATAGTGACAATATTGAGGAAATTAActcatttttttcaaaatttactgTTAGCAATTGTgatcaaaataatttgtcacTTTTCATTCAAAATGTTTGTCACGATAAGGAGTTCGTTCTGGATAAAACCTATAATATTCCAAATAATCAAACGTTAATTAATGAGCATAGAGTGTTTCTCCAAAACAGCTTACAGGTTTATACCAGTTCCCATCAAAATTTGGATCTAAGTTTTTTAAACGTAGAAAAAAGTAACTGTGTATTATCTACGGAAACTAATCGTGCAAGTTGTAGTAGAGAAGAAGGtataaaaattgattttataccTGAATCAAAAAATTCGAGtaaatcaaaatcaaatgtCTCTTATGAACCTATAGATGTTTGTGAAGCTGTATATTTGAACGAcgatttatttgaaaaagaaTTCGAAATCAGTTTTAGTAACATTCATCAAAATAAAGCTTCAAACATTGACACTAGTCTTAATAGCATATTGTGCGACGTTGATGATGAtaatgcaaataataataaacaaaatagaaatGAAATGAACTCATCACaccatttcaataaaataaaaactataacaagTACTAAAGGATCTAATATTGAGCCGAACAATAAGGCAACGTCAAATCCAGTAGCTGATAAACAACAAGCGATTGATCTTGTGAAAGATAATCTTAATATCGATCAATTAAACGATATTCATCATAATGataaatgtttgaaaattaatCTAAATTCTTTTGACTTGAAAAATAGGATGAATTTCGTTCCTAAAG GAATGTCgcctatttttaaaaattgcattacgAAGCATATTTCTGATTTCGATCATAACATAGATTATTTTCAAGAC AGCCTTTACTATAATTTTGCAAATGAAGTACAAATACAAACTGAAATATACAATGAAGATgttcaaaatcaaaataaatgtaaaagtaaaacaGACGACGATATTGCATTAAAGTTTGATGGACAATCCTTAAAACATGCTGAA ATTCTGAATCAAgttgattataaatttatagcagCTATTATAAAAGCGAAAAGTGTAAGCAATGAAGAATCAACACATTTCTTGGCATTTTTTGATCAACACGCAGTTCATGAGAGAATTCGTCTTGAAAGTAACATGTCCG AGTATCTTGTCGACGGCCAATGGAAAAGCGTTTCTGTAGACGGCATAACGATAGCACTGTCGAAGGacgaaatgatttatttacacaattacaaagaCAAATTTGGACAGTTAGGTCTAAAGTGGACAACGCCTTACagcaatgaaataataattaactctATCCCAAAAGCTATAATTGGAAAGAATCCTAGACAG gtagataaaataatgatagCCGTGAAAAATTTAATCAGGGAACAAATAAGTAACATCAAATCTCAGAATGGTTGCATTTCTACGTATCCAAAGTCTATTATGGATTTAGTATTCAGCGAG GCATGCAGATACGCTATAATGTTTGGGGATAAATTGACGAAAGAGTACAGCGGAGAATTACTTCAAGATTTATCAAAATGTAAGAATCCTTTTCAATGTGCTCACGGCCGGCCTGTAATGGCAGTTCTTACGGATATCATGTACAATAAACAAGAATACaaggtattaatatttacaactaaACGAATTATACTAAATTATCTGGTGGTGTATGTATAA